TGCGGGCGGAGTCGCCCCGGTTGACGCTGGTGACGCTGGGCCCGCTGGGAATCGCCGCGCTGGACGCCGCGCGAGGCGAGCCGGGGTGGAGCGTGCTGGACGCGCGCCGGGCCTCGCCGCTGGATGAGGCCGCGTTGCTGGAGGCCGGCCGCGCCGGGCCCGTGGTGGTGGCGGAAGAGGGCACGACGCGCGGTGGATTGGGCAGCGCGGTGCTGGAGCTCTTCGCGGCTCACGGCGTGATGACTCGCGTGCGCCTGGTGGGCATGCCCGATGCGTTCGTGCCCCATGGCGACGCCCGCGTGCAGCGCGCGGAGCTGGGGTTGGACGCGGAGGGGCTGCGTCGCGCGGGGCGGGCGTTGCTGGAAGGGAGCGCGCGGTGAAGCCTCGCAAGGAGCGGCTGGACGTGTTGGTGGTGGAGCGCGGGCTGGCGGAGTCGCGCACCAAGGCCCAGGCGCTCATCCTGGCCGGCCAGGTCGTCGTCGATGACCAGCGCGTGGACAAGCCCGGCACGCTGATTCCGCAAGAGGCGGAGCTTCGCCTCAAGGGCGAGGTGATGCCCTACGTGTCTCGGGGTGGGCTCAAGCTGAAGGGCGCAATCGACCACTTCGAGCTCGACGTGCGGGGCAAGGTGGCCGCGGACATCGGAGCCAGCACGGGTGGCTTCACCGACTGCCTGCTCCAGCACGGCGCGGTCCGCGTGCATGCCATCGACGTGGGCTACGGACAGCTTCACGAGAAGCTGCGCACGGACGCCCGGGTGCGTTCGCGCGAGCGGGTGAATGCGCGCTACCTCACGGAAGAGGACCTGCCGGAGAAGGTCGGCGTTGTCGTCATCGACGTGAGCTTCATCTCCCTCACGCAGGTGCTGCCGTCGGTGCTGACGTACCTGGAGCCGGGCGGGCTGCTGGTGGCGCTGGTGAAGCCGCAGTTCGAGGTGGGGCCGGACCGGGTGGGGAAGGGCGGCGTCGTGCGGGACGTGGCCGCGCGTCAGGACGCCATCGACACGGTGACGGCGTTCGTTCGCGAGCAGGGCCTGGAGGTGCTCGGGCTGATGGACTCGACGGTGCCCGGGCCCGCTGGAAACGTGGAAGCGCTCCTCGTCGCCAGCAGGCCCTGAGCTTTCAGCCGGTGCCCACGCGGGCTACGGCCGGTAGCGGCGGTACTCGGACAGCGCCAGCGTCTGCACGACGTCGAAGCCGGTGCGAATCCACAGCCGCCCCTCCGGGTCGATGGAGCCGCCCAGGCTGCCCACCACCTGGTGGCGGAACAGCTCGCGCGCCTCGCCGTTGCCGGTCTGGTCCACGGCGACGATTTCGTTGGGCAGTGGGAATGGGTTGTCAGCGCGTCGCTCGGTCGCGTTGAGCAGGAAGAGTTCGGGCGAGTTGGGCCGGCGAAGCACCTGGAGGACGTTCAGCGCGCCATTCGCGTCGATGGAGCGGTTGTCCCGGTTGCGAATCTGGCCGGACGCGTCGAGGAACCACACGCGCTTCTGGCCCACCGCGACGAGGCGCGAGGCGCCCGGGTGGTAGAGGATGTGCGCGAGCGGCACCGGCAGCGCGGGGCTGGTCCACTGGAGTCGTGTTCCCTCGCACTCGTCCTGGGTGGCGGAGCAGGAGATGACCTGCGACTGCTCCGAGCCCAACTGGAGGCCCAGGTAGAGCGTGCTGCCCGTGTCGTTGAACGCGCCCAGCGGGAGGCGCTCGTTGCGGGCGAAGGTCCGCAGCCTGAAGGCCGCGCGCGCCGTGCCCCCCGCGCCCTGTTCACCCGTCTCTCCCGCGTACAGCTCGGTGACGGTGACGTCCGTGCGTGAGGCATCCGGGCCCGTGCCCAGGGACGCGATGAGAATCAGGCCGTCCGCGCGCACCAGCGGCGGCGCGATGACGCTCTCCAGCGTGGTGGGGGCGTAGAGCCACTTGACCTCGGCGACGCTCTCCGACGTGCCGTTGGGGTTGTGGGACAGCCGGCGCACCTCGTCGATGCGGTTGACGATGATGGCGTCGCCACCGGGCAGCACCGTGAGCTGCGTGGGGCCGATGTCCGTCGTCGTCCGCGCGGTGATTTGCATCTGCGCGTCGATGGCGAAGGCGCCCACGTTGGGCGTCCACACCCAGCGCTTGCCGCTGACGGGGTTGCGCTCGGTGATGACCGTCTCGGGGTTGCAGGTAATCGGCATCCCGACGGTGTGCGTCACGTTGCCACTGAGGTCCACGCGGTACATCGTGGAGATCTCCGTGGAGGGGACGCCGCAGCCGATGAAGCTCGGGTTGGCGGTGGTCCCATCGATGACGAAGTGGTCGGTGACGACCTGGCCCGCGTTCTGCGGCTCTACGATGCGCCGCTGCACGGGGAAGTAGCTGACGGGCGCGGGCTGGGAGTTGTTGGTGCGTCCGTCCGAGCACACGGCCACCGCGTTCAGCGACAGGTTCGCGGCCAGTCCCACGGTGGCGTAGGGGATGTCATTGCGCTCCAGCCGCAGCGTCATGGTGCCGCCGCTGTGCGGGAAGGTCCGGAGAATCGTCTCCCGGTCCCGGACATTGAGCGTGGAGCTGCCCTCGCAGCCGGACACGGTGACGATGACGTCCAGGTGGGTGTCCGAGATGATGCTCGCGGGGACCGTCAGGGCGACTTGCGGGGGATCCGGCGTGGGAGGGGGCGGTTCGCTGCCACCACAGGCTGCGGCCAGGCTGCTGGCGACAAGGAAGGCAGGGCGCCATGCGCGCCGCGTCAGGGAGGGGAGGGCCATGATGGCCCCGGACTCTATCCCGTACGGCCGGTCCCGGGCAGCCGCGGCCATCAGGCTCTCCGGGCGGCCCTGACTGGGGGGCTCGCGGCCCGGGTCCGGAACGTCCCCCAAGGCTCGCGGGCTGTGGTACTCCCCGCCGCGCCGCTGGGACCTCACTTCGGTGGGCGGCGTCACAGGCACAGGGCGCCAGGGAGTTGCAACTGCAGCCTGGGTGGCGCCTGATGGGTGGCAGGGCGGGCGGACGTGGCTCGTGGGCAGTAGGGAAGAGACGTCCATCGTGTACGCTCCGCGCCGGGCCGGCTTCGGGGCGATTGGCACCGAGTAGGCCACATCCTCCCACCCATGCCCGCCGTTCTGGCCCCAGGGCGTGTTCAGCGGCATGATCGGGATCCGAACCATGAACTCTTTCGCACGCAGCGGGTATTTGCGGCCTCTCAACCCGGGGCCAGGTCGCCAGGGCTGGGGTTCACCGTGAGAGTCGAGATGCAGGCTGATCAGCGGGGACGCGTGCTGGTGGTGGCCGCCAAGGAGGCGGGTGATGCGCTCATGGAGCGGCTCACGTCGAGCGGCTACCACTGCGCGTCCACGGAGAAGGAGAGCGGTCTGGCGCAGGTGGCGGACACCTTGCAGCCGGAGGTCGTGCTCCTGGCGGTGACGGCGAAGCGGGCCGCGGAGATGCTGGAGTCGCTACGCAAGGTGGACCGGTTGCAGCGCCTGCCGGTGCTGGTGGACCTGGGCCGTACGCGCTCGGCGGAAGCTTTCAAGCGCCTGGCGGTGGACGACTGGATTCGCAGCGCGGACGAGGTCGTCCCCCGGCTGGAGGCGGCGCTGCGCGTGGGCCGGCTGCGGGACCGCGAGGAGCGGATCCGCATGCGCATGGGGATGCTGCTCGAAATCACCCAGGCGGCCACCAGCTCGTTGGAGCTGGAGGAGATCCTCCGCATCGCCGTGGACAAGGTGGGCCGCGTCACCGGGACGGACCGTTGCTCGGTGGTGCTGGTGGAGGGCAGCCATGCCCGCACCGCCAAGGTGGTGGCCACGCAGGAGGACCCCAGCCTCGTCCAGTTGGACATCGAGGTGATGCGCTACCCCGAGCTGCGCCGCGCGCTGGAGACCCGCGAGGCGGTGGTCATCGACGAGGCGCAGCGGGACCCGTTGATGGCGGACGTGCGCACCAGCATCCTCCCGCTGGGCGTGAAGTCCATCCTGGTGCAGCCCCTCATCTGCCAGGGCGACCTGCTGGGCGCGCTGTTCCTGCGCGTGTCGCGCGCGGACGCGTCGTTCGGTCGTGACGAGCAGGAGTTCGCGCAGGCCGTGGCCGGCGTGCTGGCCAACTCCATCCGCAACGCGCGCCTGCACACGGCGGTGAAGAAGAAGCGCGAGGACCTGGAGGAGGCGTACGTCCAGCGCTACCAGGAGCTGAACGATGCCAACCGGCGTCTGAAGGAACTCAACCGCCTCAAGGACGAAATCATCGCGGTGTGCAGCCACGACCTGCGCGCGCCGCTCCAGGTGCTCCTGGGGCACGGCCGCTTGCTCCAGGAAGGTCCGCTGGAGGCGCAGCAGCGCCAGTCCGCCGAGGCGATGATTCGCCAGGGCAAGAAGATCCTCGGGCTGGTGGAGTCGCTGCTGGAGAAGGGCAAGGGCGAGGCGGCCCGGTTGTCCATCGAGCCCCGCGTGCTGGACGTGGCGCAGCTCTGCCGCGACGCCGTCAACGAGCTGGAGATTCTGGCCGCGGACCGGGGCGTGGCCCTGCGCGCGGACTGCCCCGACAGCCTGATGCTCATTGGCGACGAGGTGAAGCTGCACGAGGTGCTGCAGAACCTCATCACCAACGCCATCCACCACGCGCGCCAGGACGGCGAGGTGGTGGTGAGCACCCAGCGCCTGGGCCGCCCGGACGGCGACGCTGCCAAGGTGTGCGTGCAGGACGACGGCGTGGGCATTCCGCCGGACGAGCTGCACCTCGTCTTCGACCGGTACCGTCACGGTGGCAAGGGCACCGGGCTGGGCCTGGCCATCTGCAAGGAGTTCGTGGAGCTGCACGGCGGTGAAATCTGGGCGGAGAGCCCGCCGGACACCGGCTGCGTCTTCGTCTTCACGCTGCCGCTGGCGCAGGAAGCGGCGCGCAACCCGCGTCCGCCTCCCGCCGCCGCGCCCTCGCCGCAGGAGCAGCCGCGCGTGCTGGTGGTGGAGGACGAGCCGGAGATCGCCGCCGTCCTGTCGGAGGTGCTGCGCTCCAAGTACCGCGTCGACGTGGCGCGCGACGGCGCCGAGGGCCTGGCCCGGGCGAAGGCCCAGCGTCCGGATCTGGTGGTCATGGACGTGTTCCTGCCCAAGCTGGACGGCCTGGACGCGGCCATGGCGCTCAAGTCCTCCACGGACACGGCGCGCATCCCCGTCATCCTGCTGTCCGCCCACCAGGGCGTCGCGGAGAAGGTCCGCTCGCTGAACCTGGGCGCGGTGGACTACATGAGCAAGCCGTTCAACGCGGTGGAGCTCCTCAACCGCACCGAGCGCGCCCTCAAGCTGCGCCAGGGCGAGCGCGAGCAGCAGGAGAAGGAGAAGTCCAGCGCCCTGCAGCGCCGCACGGGCAGCGACCCCGCAACGGGCCTGCACGACCGGCGGGGGCTGCTCCTGCGGTTGGAGCAGGAGGTGGCCCGCAGCCGCCGCTACCACCGTGCGCTCAGCCTGGCGGTGCTGCGCCCCGACCGTCCGGTGGACCCGGTGCCTTCCAGCATCGCCGACGTCATGCGCAAGCGGGTGCGCCATCCGGATGCCATCTCCCACCTGGGCGGAGGGGTGTTCGCCGTCGTCCTGCCGGAGTGCCAGGCGGATGCCGCTCGGGCCGTCATCAACCGCATGCTGCCGGATGTGGAGAAGGTGACGGACACGGAGTACCGGTCGGCGGTGGCGGATGTGAGCCAGGACAGCGACTCGGTGGAGATGCTGCTGGAGAAGCTGGGCGCTCCGGGTCCCGAAGACACCTGAGGTGCCTGCACGCAGGACGGGCTCACGCTAGACTCCAGGTCGCGTGAGCTCGTCCCGACTCCTCGTCTCCGCCTTGCTGGCCGCCCTCGTGGCGCCGGGTGCCCTCGCGGCGGCCCCGTCGCGACGGCCCCGCGTGGACCGGGAGGCGATGCGGGAGGCCATCGACGCCGCCGCGACGGATGAGGGCCATTACGCGTCCTCCGCCAGCTACACGAACTTCCTCGAGTCCCGACTCCGCCACCATGTGGGGGACCATCGGGGCTCGGTGGATGCGCTTCGCCTGGCTTTGGCCACGGATGACGCCAATCCGCTGCTGCTCACCCGGCTGGGCGAGGAGTACGCCCGGCTGGGCGACCTGACTCGCGCCGAGCGCGAGCTGCGCAAGGCGGTGCTCCGCGCTCCCACCTACTACCCGGCGCATGTCCTGCTCGGGCGGGTGCTCATGGAGTCGAAGCGCTTCACCCGTTCCCGCCTGCACCTGCGGCGCGCGATGACGCTCAAGCCGCGCGAACCCGAGGCCTACCTGGTGATGGCCCAGCTTCACATGGAGCTGGGGGCCCCGGACGCGGCGGTGAAGGTGGTGGAGTCGTTGGCGCAGGCGCTGCCGGGCGAGGCCTCGGGCTACCAGCGTCTGGGACTGGCCTTGGCGGAGCGCGGCGATTCGGCGCGTGCCGAGCGCATGCTGGTCGAGGCGGCCGTGCGGGCTCCGGGGGACGTGGAGGTGCTGACAGCGCTCGCGCGGCTCTACGAGGACACCGGCCGGCCCGCGCAGGCGGAGGAGACCCTGGCCCGCGCGCTGGAAAGAGATCCGGACAGCCGGGAGGTCCTGCTGTCCGCTGGCCGCATGGCCTTGAAGGCCGACTCCGTGGTCCGCGCGCGCGCGTACTTCGACCGGCTGCTGTCGCTTTCGTCCGAGCCGGAGATTCCGGTGCGGGTGGCGTTCAGCTACCTCGCCGCGCGCGAGCCCTCGGCGGCCGCGGAGGTCCTGGAGTCCGCGCGCCGGGGCGACCCAGGCGAGCCCCGGCTGGCCTACTACGCGGGGTTGGTCCACGAGCGGATGCGCCGCTTCTCCGATGCCGCGGTGGCCTTCGAAGGCGTGCCCCAGGAGTCGGACGTCTTCGCCGACGCACGCGTCCGCCGCGCGCGCAGCCTGTCCCTGGTGGGAGAGCATTCACGCGCCATCACGCTGTACCGAGCCGCCATCCAGGATGCGCCCGAGGACGTGGACCTCCGCGCGCAGTTCGCCCGCGCGCTGGAGCGGGGCGGCACGCCGGGCCGGGCGGAGGCGTTGCTGCGGGAGGCGCTCGACGCGGGGCCCTCCGCGGCGCTGTATGACGCGCTGGCCGCGATGCTCCACCGGCAAGGGCGTGGGGACGAGGCCCTTCGCTTGCTGGGGGACGCGGTGGCGCGCTTCCCCCGCGACGAGGACCTGCTCTACGTGCTGGGCGCGGCCCATGAGCGGCAAGGGGACGTCCCTGGCGCGCTGGCCCGCATGCGCGCGGTGCTGGCCGTGTCGCCGGACCACGCCGCGGCGCTGAACTTCCTCGGATACCTGTTGGCGCAGGCGGGGCAGAACCTGGACGAGGCCGAGCGGCGGGTGCGGCGGGCGTTGGAGCTGCGGCCGGAGACCGGGGCCTATCTGGACTCGCTGGGCTGGGTGTACTTCCGGCGGGGTGACTACACCCGGGCGGTGGACGCCTTGGAGCGCGCGTCGTCGTTGTCGCCGGACGAGCCCGTCATCCTCGAACACCTGGGAGACGCGTACCAGCGGGCGTCCCGGATGGACGAGGCCGCGGCCGTCTGGCGGCGCGCGCTGGAGGTGCTGACGCTGGACCCCGAGTCCGCCGAGCCCCCGGAACAGCGCGCGGCCCTGGAGCGCAAGCTCAAGGCGCTACCCACGCGTGCGCCAGACCGCTAAGTTGCTGCGCCTATGGTGCGTCACGACGAGGGCTTCTTTCCCGGCAGGGACGGGACCCGGCTGTATTGGAAGTCACTGTTGCCAGACGCGGAGCCCCGGGCGCATGTCGCGGTGGTCCACGGCTACGGTGACCACTTCGGACGCTATACCTTCGTGACGGACGCCCTCCTGGCGGAGGGCTTCGCGGTCCACGGCTTCGACTACCGGGGCCATGGGCGCGCGGATGGACGCCGGGCGTATTGCGAGAAGTGGCCGGACTACCTGGATGACCTGGAGGTCTTCTGGGAGCGCGTCCGCGCGGTGTCCGAGGGCAAGAAGGCCTTCATGCTGGCGCACAGCCACGGCGGCCTGATGGCGGCGACGTGGGCCGCCCGTCAGCAGGTGGAGGGCCTGTCGGGGCTCGTGCTGTCGGCCCCATACCTCAAGCTGGCCATCACTCCACCGGCGGTGAAGGTGATGGCGGCGAAGGCCGTGGGGAAGGTGGTGCCGTGGCTCAGCATCGCCTCCGGACTGAAGGTGGAGGACCTCACGTATGACGTGGAGGTCCAGCGGGCCACCCGGGAG
This genomic window from Myxococcus hansupus contains:
- a CDS encoding TlyA family RNA methyltransferase, which translates into the protein MKPRKERLDVLVVERGLAESRTKAQALILAGQVVVDDQRVDKPGTLIPQEAELRLKGEVMPYVSRGGLKLKGAIDHFELDVRGKVAADIGASTGGFTDCLLQHGAVRVHAIDVGYGQLHEKLRTDARVRSRERVNARYLTEEDLPEKVGVVVIDVSFISLTQVLPSVLTYLEPGGLLVALVKPQFEVGPDRVGKGGVVRDVAARQDAIDTVTAFVREQGLEVLGLMDSTVPGPAGNVEALLVASRP
- a CDS encoding ATP-binding protein, which translates into the protein MQADQRGRVLVVAAKEAGDALMERLTSSGYHCASTEKESGLAQVADTLQPEVVLLAVTAKRAAEMLESLRKVDRLQRLPVLVDLGRTRSAEAFKRLAVDDWIRSADEVVPRLEAALRVGRLRDREERIRMRMGMLLEITQAATSSLELEEILRIAVDKVGRVTGTDRCSVVLVEGSHARTAKVVATQEDPSLVQLDIEVMRYPELRRALETREAVVIDEAQRDPLMADVRTSILPLGVKSILVQPLICQGDLLGALFLRVSRADASFGRDEQEFAQAVAGVLANSIRNARLHTAVKKKREDLEEAYVQRYQELNDANRRLKELNRLKDEIIAVCSHDLRAPLQVLLGHGRLLQEGPLEAQQRQSAEAMIRQGKKILGLVESLLEKGKGEAARLSIEPRVLDVAQLCRDAVNELEILAADRGVALRADCPDSLMLIGDEVKLHEVLQNLITNAIHHARQDGEVVVSTQRLGRPDGDAAKVCVQDDGVGIPPDELHLVFDRYRHGGKGTGLGLAICKEFVELHGGEIWAESPPDTGCVFVFTLPLAQEAARNPRPPPAAAPSPQEQPRVLVVEDEPEIAAVLSEVLRSKYRVDVARDGAEGLARAKAQRPDLVVMDVFLPKLDGLDAAMALKSSTDTARIPVILLSAHQGVAEKVRSLNLGAVDYMSKPFNAVELLNRTERALKLRQGEREQQEKEKSSALQRRTGSDPATGLHDRRGLLLRLEQEVARSRRYHRALSLAVLRPDRPVDPVPSSIADVMRKRVRHPDAISHLGGGVFAVVLPECQADAARAVINRMLPDVEKVTDTEYRSAVADVSQDSDSVEMLLEKLGAPGPEDT
- a CDS encoding tetratricopeptide repeat protein, coding for MSSSRLLVSALLAALVAPGALAAAPSRRPRVDREAMREAIDAAATDEGHYASSASYTNFLESRLRHHVGDHRGSVDALRLALATDDANPLLLTRLGEEYARLGDLTRAERELRKAVLRAPTYYPAHVLLGRVLMESKRFTRSRLHLRRAMTLKPREPEAYLVMAQLHMELGAPDAAVKVVESLAQALPGEASGYQRLGLALAERGDSARAERMLVEAAVRAPGDVEVLTALARLYEDTGRPAQAEETLARALERDPDSREVLLSAGRMALKADSVVRARAYFDRLLSLSSEPEIPVRVAFSYLAAREPSAAAEVLESARRGDPGEPRLAYYAGLVHERMRRFSDAAVAFEGVPQESDVFADARVRRARSLSLVGEHSRAITLYRAAIQDAPEDVDLRAQFARALERGGTPGRAEALLREALDAGPSAALYDALAAMLHRQGRGDEALRLLGDAVARFPRDEDLLYVLGAAHERQGDVPGALARMRAVLAVSPDHAAALNFLGYLLAQAGQNLDEAERRVRRALELRPETGAYLDSLGWVYFRRGDYTRAVDALERASSLSPDEPVILEHLGDAYQRASRMDEAAAVWRRALEVLTLDPESAEPPEQRAALERKLKALPTRAPDR
- a CDS encoding alpha/beta hydrolase — encoded protein: MVRHDEGFFPGRDGTRLYWKSLLPDAEPRAHVAVVHGYGDHFGRYTFVTDALLAEGFAVHGFDYRGHGRADGRRAYCEKWPDYLDDLEVFWERVRAVSEGKKAFMLAHSHGGLMAATWAARQQVEGLSGLVLSAPYLKLAITPPAVKVMAAKAVGKVVPWLSIASGLKVEDLTYDVEVQRATREDPLHQDIATPRWFIQSNQAQVQAMLLAPKIQVPLFVLCGAEDGVAAPVAAREYFERAGSPDKKFKEYPGMRHEPLNEVGRAEVFRDISGWISAHL